One Candidatus Zixiibacteriota bacterium genomic window, GCTCTACGCATTCTCCAGGATCGATCTTAACGCAGATCGATACGCCTCCAAGTCCGTGATGTCTGCCCCGCCAAGCTGGGCCACTCGCTCATTCCCGCCGCCTTTGAGACTCAATCGGGTGCCAAGCTCCCTAGCCAGCTGGCCGGCGTGAAGCCCGCTCGATTGACCGGCAGCAATACTCAGGCGGCCTTCGAAAAAGATCACCGCAAGGCCACTTATCTTGTCCGCCGCCAACCCGGCCAATCGCGACACAGCCGACGCATCAAGATCGCTCACTCTTTCGAAAATCAGTTGGTGGCGGCCAACGTTGGTGGCGGCTTTCGAAAGCGAATCGGCCCTGGCTGGAAGAAGCTCCCGCTGCAGGTCGGCCACTTGTTTTCGCAGGGCGCTGATCTCGCCCGTGAGTTTGGCAACTTTGTCAGGGATATCGGTAGGGTGGCAGGTAAGTGTGCGGGTCAGTGTATCAGTCACGCCAAAGCGCATGCGGTAGTCGCTGATCGCCAGGCTGCCCGCCAGGTATTTGACCAGTGCCCGTCCTCGAATCTTCTCCACTCCAATGATCTTTATCACCCCAACGCCGCCGCTCGTGTTGCAATGCGTTCCTCCGCAGGCGGAATAGTCGAAATCACCGATTCGAATCACCCGGAGCAAGCCTTCCCGCTGTGGTTCTTTGCGGAGCGGCAAGGCCTCAACCAGGCTGCTGTCTACGAACATGATTTCCACCGGCAGGTTATCCGCAACTATCCGGTTGGCTTCGTCCTCGATGGTTGCCAACTGCTCACATGTGATTGCGTCGGCCTGTAGCTCAACTGCACCGTATTCGTCGCCGAGATGAACAGACATCGTTCGCAATCCATAGAGCCGGTGAAACGCCGCCGACAGGATATGCTGTGCGGTGTGGTTCTGGCGGTTGCGCCGGCGTCGCTCCTTGTCGACCACCCCGCGTACGGCGGTGCCGACCTCGCCTACTTGCTCTTGTGTCAGATGCCACACGTCGCCGTCGTCCGACTCGATTACGTCATGCACGGCGACCCCGTTGAGAGTACCGGTGTCATAGCTCTGCCCTCCCGATGTGGGATAGAACGCCGAACGATCCAGAACGGCATAGTATGAGTCCCCCCGACGGCCGACATCGGTGATGCGCGCGTCGAACTCAAGCAATCCGGGATCTCTGTAGTATAACCGCTCGGTCAATTCAGGCTCATTTGCTGTGCTTTATCTCGCTTGAATGTCGACTCTTCTACAAGTTTGGTTGCCCGAAGGACGACAATCGAGTCGTCGTAACAGCTTTACGCCATGCGGTTTCGCAGGGTTCCGATACCTTCGATTCTAACCTCGATCGTGTCACCCGGTTTCATCGGCGCGATCCCCGACGGCGTCCCGGTGGAGATCAGATCGCCGGGCATCAGCGTCATCACTGCTGAGATATAGCTGATCAGGTAGGGGATTCCAAAGATCATCCGCGACGTGCGCCCCGATTGCTTGACCTCGCTGTTGTGAATGCCCTCGACCAGGACATCCTCGAAATCCAGATCAGGCACAATCCACGGGCCCACGGGGCAGAAAGTATCGAACCCCTTGGCGCGTGACCACTGACTGTCTTTCTTCTGAAGATCCCGAGCGGTGACATCGTTGACGCAGGTGAAACCGAAAACATGATCTCTCGCCTTTTCGACGGGAATGTGCCGACCCTGCTTGCCGATCACAACACCCAATTCGGCCTCGTAGTCAACTCGCTCGGATTCTGGCGGGTGTATAATCTCATCTTCCGGCCCGATAATTGCCGACGGCGGCTTGAGGAAGATTAGCGGTTTCT contains:
- a CDS encoding DHHA1 domain-containing protein, whose amino-acid sequence is MTERLYYRDPGLLEFDARITDVGRRGDSYYAVLDRSAFYPTSGGQSYDTGTLNGVAVHDVIESDDGDVWHLTQEQVGEVGTAVRGVVDKERRRRNRQNHTAQHILSAAFHRLYGLRTMSVHLGDEYGAVELQADAITCEQLATIEDEANRIVADNLPVEIMFVDSSLVEALPLRKEPQREGLLRVIRIGDFDYSACGGTHCNTSGGVGVIKIIGVEKIRGRALVKYLAGSLAISDYRMRFGVTDTLTRTLTCHPTDIPDKVAKLTGEISALRKQVADLQRELLPARADSLSKAATNVGRHQLIFERVSDLDASAVSRLAGLAADKISGLAVIFFEGRLSIAAGQSSGLHAGQLARELGTRLSLKGGGNERVAQLGGADITDLEAYRSALRSILENA
- a CDS encoding fumarylacetoacetate hydrolase family protein; its protein translation is MSTRYVRFKASGLPDGSYGVIREEIVEMLDNPPWLDKKPNGATLPLSEITLLAPVQPSKIICIGLNYHAHVQASFSADSAPEKPLIFLKPPSAIIGPEDEIIHPPESERVDYEAELGVVIGKQGRHIPVEKARDHVFGFTCVNDVTARDLQKKDSQWSRAKGFDTFCPVGPWIVPDLDFEDVLVEGIHNSEVKQSGRTSRMIFGIPYLISYISAVMTLMPGDLISTGTPSGIAPMKPGDTIEVRIEGIGTLRNRMA